One Spirochaetota bacterium genomic region harbors:
- a CDS encoding HD domain-containing protein yields the protein MTTRKWSTIQNHPAIALVLESEEFKRLGAYTHHGSVTRMEHCLQVARLTYFMARGRGLDAVSAARGALLHDFFFYDWRTDGPRLHGFRHPAIARRNARTRFPLNAIEEDAILRHMWPLTPLPPRYAESALVCVADKLVALHDFSRALRAMRQRFGFGRQRPFKRTRRARTFAWAKRLGASIQASAGRESD from the coding sequence ATGACGACACGCAAATGGTCGACCATCCAAAACCATCCCGCGATCGCATTGGTGCTCGAAAGCGAGGAATTCAAGCGGCTCGGCGCCTATACGCACCACGGTTCGGTCACGCGGATGGAACACTGCCTGCAGGTGGCGCGCCTCACCTACTTCATGGCGCGCGGCCGGGGCCTCGACGCCGTATCCGCCGCGCGCGGGGCGCTTCTGCACGATTTTTTCTTCTATGACTGGCGGACCGACGGGCCGCGGCTCCACGGCTTCCGGCATCCGGCGATCGCGCGCCGGAACGCACGAACGCGGTTCCCGCTCAACGCGATCGAGGAAGACGCCATCCTCCGCCACATGTGGCCCCTCACCCCCCTCCCGCCGCGCTATGCCGAATCCGCGCTGGTATGCGTGGCCGACAAGCTGGTCGCCCTCCACGATTTCTCCAGGGCCCTGCGCGCCATGCGTCAGCGGTTTGGCTTCGGCCGTCAGCGCCCATTCAAGCGCACACGACGGGCCCGTACCTTCGCGTGGGCGAAACGCCTCGGCGCCTCCATACAGGCGTCCGCGGGAAGGGAAAGTGATTGA
- a CDS encoding MFS transporter: MESESFNSTERRLIGGISLVMGIRMLGISMIIPVFSIFATELPGSTGALAGLAVGIFGIIQIILQVPIGKLSDHWGRKQVTLAGLVIYFIGSVLSGLSQNVYHLIAARVLSGAGAIQGVTMAWLSDGISIRRRNTALSYVGIAMGLAVIFGFTLSPIIAAKINIPVLFFTCAGLILVTILYTVFFMDNHTIIDEGLPIIKTERITELMKNADLNRLNIIGFVGNLNINAVFFVMPLIFKREMGMEAMWKIFIPVSLVGTALMFVFGRAADRRGSAAIINVGLGFEFAGILMAVFFSGLAASIVSFFLFYAGHCILSPVLPAAASRYPNAQLKGTVLSIFNSSQFLGSGIGGLLSGLILEMDYRHVFVAAAAFTIAAFIAIAGYRDFERGVRGERPAMGPLSR; this comes from the coding sequence ATGGAATCCGAATCCTTTAACTCCACCGAGCGCAGGCTTATCGGGGGGATAAGCCTCGTGATGGGCATCCGGATGCTCGGCATTTCGATGATCATACCGGTATTTTCAATCTTCGCAACCGAGCTCCCGGGCTCGACCGGTGCGCTCGCGGGACTTGCAGTCGGAATCTTCGGCATCATCCAGATCATTTTACAGGTACCGATCGGCAAGCTCAGCGACCACTGGGGCCGCAAACAGGTGACGCTGGCCGGGCTCGTCATCTATTTTATTGGATCGGTCCTTTCAGGGCTCTCGCAGAACGTCTATCATCTGATCGCTGCGCGCGTGCTTTCCGGGGCGGGCGCCATCCAGGGCGTCACCATGGCGTGGCTCAGCGACGGCATCAGCATCCGGCGCCGCAACACGGCCCTCTCGTACGTGGGCATCGCCATGGGCCTTGCAGTCATCTTTGGCTTTACGCTGAGTCCCATTATCGCGGCGAAGATCAACATCCCCGTGCTCTTCTTCACCTGCGCGGGACTCATCCTGGTCACCATCCTCTACACCGTCTTCTTCATGGACAACCACACCATCATCGACGAGGGGCTTCCGATCATCAAAACCGAGAGGATCACCGAGTTGATGAAAAACGCCGACCTCAACCGGCTGAACATCATCGGCTTTGTCGGGAACCTCAACATCAACGCGGTCTTTTTCGTGATGCCGCTGATCTTCAAGAGGGAGATGGGCATGGAGGCCATGTGGAAGATATTCATCCCCGTCTCGCTCGTCGGTACGGCGCTCATGTTCGTGTTCGGCCGTGCGGCCGACAGGCGCGGCAGCGCGGCAATAATCAACGTGGGCCTGGGCTTCGAGTTCGCCGGAATACTAATGGCGGTTTTTTTTAGCGGGCTTGCGGCCAGCATCGTCTCGTTTTTTCTCTTCTACGCGGGGCACTGCATCCTCTCGCCGGTGCTTCCCGCGGCGGCCTCGCGCTATCCCAATGCGCAGCTCAAGGGAACGGTGCTTTCCATTTTCAATTCATCGCAGTTTCTGGGTTCGGGCATCGGGGGGCTGTTAAGCGGGTTGATACTCGAGATGGACTACCGGCACGTATTCGTGGCGGCGGCGGCCTTTACGATCGCGGCCTTTATCGCGATCGCGGGATACCGCGATTTCGAGCGCGGCGTTCGCGGAGAGAGACCGGCCATGGGACCTCTGTCGCGATAA
- a CDS encoding polysaccharide deacetylase family protein, whose amino-acid sequence MNEASVHVIIYHTFLGKERVSTDFSVDELRNHMEQLKGRGYNFVTLAAMERGAVSGSRNVLVCIDDGNKSVYRAYREVLGPMGIKPLLAIYPNIIGRRKYALSWDELRALASDGCEIAAHGFFHLHVNDRLYAENRRYFMDEIHKSKRVLEEKIGRPVIAFAYPSGEKSDRAIREIRAAGYRYAFAINWGTLKVPLERNANPFELPRYMLVRDNWKSIFALMDKKSGKPGGNGAKSAKRRLVLSL is encoded by the coding sequence ATGAATGAGGCTTCGGTTCATGTCATCATCTACCACACCTTTCTTGGCAAGGAGCGCGTTTCCACCGATTTCAGCGTGGATGAGCTCCGAAACCATATGGAACAATTGAAGGGCCGGGGCTACAACTTCGTGACGCTCGCCGCCATGGAGCGGGGCGCCGTGTCGGGAAGTCGGAACGTGCTTGTATGCATCGACGACGGAAACAAAAGCGTGTACCGGGCCTACCGCGAGGTGCTCGGCCCCATGGGGATAAAGCCGCTGCTGGCAATCTATCCGAACATCATCGGCCGGAGAAAATACGCGCTCTCATGGGACGAACTGCGCGCACTCGCGTCCGACGGCTGCGAGATCGCGGCGCATGGTTTTTTCCATCTGCATGTCAACGATAGGCTGTATGCGGAAAACAGGCGCTACTTTATGGACGAGATCCATAAATCGAAGCGCGTTTTGGAGGAAAAGATTGGAAGGCCCGTCATCGCTTTCGCCTACCCTTCGGGGGAAAAATCGGATCGCGCCATTCGCGAGATACGAGCGGCCGGATACAGGTACGCCTTCGCCATCAACTGGGGGACGCTGAAGGTGCCGCTTGAGAGAAACGCGAACCCCTTCGAGCTTCCCCGGTACATGCTGGTGCGCGACAACTGGAAGAGCATCTTCGCGCTCATGGACAAAAAGTCCGGAAAGCCCGGCGGCAACGGGGCGAAGAGCGCGAAGCGCCGGCTTGTACTGTCGCTATAG
- the polA gene encoding DNA polymerase I, with product MKKRLFVIDGHALCYRAYFAFIKNPLTNSKGQNTSAIFGFARMLFKLVADQKPDYLVVAFDPPKKSFRFALYPEYKANREKMPDDLRSQIEEIKLMVGTLGIRRIEEADYEADDVLGTIARAHASSGLEVVLVTGDKDAYQLVDDNTSIYANKKGITEFETYDAEAVRGKLGISPSQVVDYMALVGDASDNIPGVRGIGEKTALKLIQEHGSLDNVYANLGSIKGKLRQTLEANREMAYLCRDLVTIRTGLSIAFNIEEARTPDFHSIAARAFFRSHEMESIARDLTSDDTASGAPGTPAAAREDRDYRIVRSAAELAEAIAQIRKAGAVAVDTETTSVNPVAAGLVGISLSVRENAGWYIPVQNLSLFSEECIDRSEALALLKPVLEDPSIRKIGQNIKYDIIIFRNAGIDIQGVYFDTMIASYLLDPSERRHNMDDMAMKFLNYKTTTFKELVSKGKDTLSITEVPLRELADYAVEDADITLRLYRILSTGLAGEGLDRLFHDVEMPLAGVLARMELSGVKIDLQHFKALSKENQRLLDETEERIHKAAGARFNINSTRELAGVLFDKLGLKPVKKTKTGFSTDIQVLETLQGSHPVVDDLIAYRTFAKLKSTYIDSLPGLVLPSTGRIHTSFNQTVVATGRLSSSDPNLQNIPVRDEFGKKIRRGFVPDTGMILLSADYSQIELRLAAHLSGDEQMTEAFKNGIDIHSLTASSVFRVAMDAITPDMRRQAKVINFATIYGVSPYGLSQQAGISVRDAAEFINRYFATYPGFRRYIDETIAFAREKGYVLTILGRRRPIPEINSSAQFRREGAERIAINTPIQGTAADLVKIAMIDVQREIDEKSYGGRMILQVHDELVFEVPLDEKERFGAMVRAKMEGALKLSVPIVVDMGWGTDWGEAH from the coding sequence GTGAAAAAACGCCTCTTCGTCATCGACGGACATGCGCTCTGTTACAGGGCGTATTTCGCCTTCATAAAGAATCCGCTCACCAACTCGAAGGGGCAGAATACATCGGCCATCTTCGGGTTCGCGCGCATGCTCTTCAAGCTGGTCGCCGACCAGAAACCCGATTACCTGGTGGTGGCCTTCGATCCGCCGAAAAAGTCGTTCCGCTTCGCGCTCTACCCCGAATACAAGGCCAACAGAGAAAAAATGCCCGACGACCTGCGCTCGCAGATCGAGGAGATAAAGCTGATGGTCGGGACCCTCGGCATTCGAAGAATAGAGGAGGCCGACTACGAGGCCGACGATGTACTGGGCACGATCGCCCGCGCACACGCCTCGAGCGGTCTCGAGGTGGTCCTTGTCACCGGCGACAAGGACGCCTACCAGCTCGTCGACGACAACACGTCGATATACGCGAACAAAAAAGGAATAACCGAATTCGAAACCTACGACGCGGAGGCGGTGCGCGGGAAGCTCGGCATAAGCCCGTCGCAGGTGGTCGACTACATGGCGCTGGTTGGCGACGCATCGGACAATATTCCGGGCGTGCGCGGCATCGGCGAAAAGACCGCGCTGAAGCTCATTCAGGAGCACGGGAGCCTGGACAACGTCTACGCAAACCTCGGAAGCATCAAGGGCAAGCTACGCCAGACCCTCGAGGCAAACAGGGAGATGGCATACCTCTGCCGCGATCTGGTGACCATCCGCACCGGCCTTTCAATCGCCTTCAACATAGAAGAGGCCCGCACCCCCGACTTCCACAGCATAGCGGCGCGCGCCTTCTTCCGCTCGCACGAGATGGAATCGATCGCCCGCGATCTCACGTCGGACGATACGGCCTCCGGCGCGCCGGGGACCCCGGCGGCCGCCCGCGAAGACCGCGATTATCGCATCGTCAGAAGCGCCGCGGAGCTCGCAGAGGCCATCGCACAGATACGCAAGGCGGGAGCGGTCGCGGTCGATACCGAAACCACCTCGGTGAACCCGGTCGCCGCCGGGCTCGTCGGCATATCGCTTTCGGTGCGCGAGAACGCCGGATGGTACATCCCGGTGCAGAACCTGTCGCTCTTCAGCGAGGAGTGCATCGACCGGTCCGAGGCCCTTGCGCTCCTTAAGCCCGTGCTCGAAGACCCGTCGATACGCAAGATCGGCCAGAACATCAAGTACGACATCATCATATTCCGGAATGCCGGCATCGATATCCAGGGCGTGTACTTCGACACCATGATCGCCTCGTACCTGCTCGACCCGTCCGAGCGGCGCCACAATATGGACGACATGGCGATGAAGTTCCTCAACTATAAAACCACGACCTTCAAGGAACTGGTGAGCAAGGGGAAGGACACGCTCTCGATCACCGAAGTGCCGCTGCGGGAGCTCGCCGACTACGCGGTGGAGGATGCCGACATCACGCTGCGGCTGTACCGCATCCTCTCCACCGGCCTGGCCGGGGAAGGCCTCGATCGGCTCTTCCACGACGTCGAGATGCCGCTGGCGGGCGTGCTCGCGCGCATGGAGCTCTCCGGCGTGAAGATCGACCTCCAACACTTCAAGGCGCTTTCGAAGGAGAACCAGCGCCTGCTCGATGAGACCGAGGAGCGTATCCACAAAGCGGCCGGGGCGCGCTTCAACATCAACTCCACGCGCGAGCTTGCCGGCGTACTTTTCGATAAACTGGGACTCAAACCCGTCAAGAAGACCAAGACGGGCTTTTCGACCGACATCCAGGTGCTCGAGACGCTGCAGGGGTCGCACCCGGTCGTCGACGATCTGATCGCCTACCGCACCTTCGCCAAACTCAAGAGCACCTACATCGACAGCCTGCCCGGGCTCGTGCTTCCCTCCACGGGCAGGATCCACACCTCGTTCAACCAGACCGTGGTCGCAACCGGACGGCTCTCGTCGTCCGACCCCAATCTGCAGAATATCCCGGTACGCGACGAATTCGGGAAGAAGATCCGCCGTGGATTCGTTCCCGACACGGGGATGATCCTTCTCTCCGCCGATTATTCGCAGATCGAGCTGCGCCTGGCCGCCCATCTCTCGGGTGACGAACAGATGACCGAGGCCTTTAAAAATGGCATAGACATCCACTCGCTTACGGCCTCGTCGGTCTTCAGGGTTGCCATGGACGCAATCACGCCCGACATGCGCAGGCAGGCGAAGGTTATCAACTTCGCCACGATCTACGGCGTTTCACCCTACGGGCTCTCGCAGCAGGCCGGCATCTCGGTGCGCGACGCGGCCGAGTTTATCAACCGCTACTTCGCCACCTACCCCGGTTTCAGGCGGTACATCGACGAAACGATCGCCTTCGCGCGCGAAAAGGGCTACGTCCTGACCATTCTGGGCAGAAGGAGGCCGATACCGGAAATCAATTCGTCGGCGCAGTTCAGGCGCGAGGGCGCGGAGCGTATCGCCATCAACACGCCGATACAGGGAACGGCCGCCGACCTGGTCAAAATCGCGATGATCGACGTCCAGCGCGAAATCGACGAAAAGAGCTACGGGGGCAGGATGATCCTTCAGGTGCACGACGAGCTGGTCTTCGAGGTCCCGCTGGACGAGAAGGAGCGTTTCGGCGCGATGGTCCGCGCGAAAATGGAAGGCGCGCTTAAACTCAGTGTGCCCATTGTCGTGGACATGGGATGGGGCACCGACTGGGGCGAGGCGCACTGA
- a CDS encoding peptidylprolyl isomerase, with product MKKFLAVFISLFVFTSTTYAANTVVVMKTSMGEIAIELFDGRSPVTVKNFLRYVDEGFYNGTIFHRVIGNFMVQGGGMAAGLQQKRTNAPIANEAANRIPNARGTLAMARTMDPHSATAQFFINVVDNPFLNFREAGDRGYGYCVFGRVIAGMEVVDKIRAVKTTSIGPYNDVPVKDIVILSIGRKEKGPAEARRIE from the coding sequence ATGAAAAAATTTCTCGCCGTCTTCATTTCACTTTTCGTGTTTACCTCAACGACCTACGCAGCCAATACCGTGGTTGTTATGAAAACCTCAATGGGCGAGATAGCCATCGAGCTTTTCGACGGCCGCTCGCCGGTGACGGTGAAGAATTTTCTTCGGTATGTCGACGAGGGCTTTTACAACGGCACGATTTTCCACCGGGTCATCGGCAACTTCATGGTGCAGGGGGGCGGCATGGCGGCAGGCCTTCAACAGAAGAGGACCAATGCGCCCATAGCGAACGAGGCGGCTAACCGCATTCCCAACGCACGGGGCACCCTCGCCATGGCCCGCACCATGGACCCCCACAGCGCCACGGCCCAGTTCTTCATCAACGTGGTTGACAATCCTTTCCTTAACTTTCGGGAAGCGGGCGACCGGGGCTACGGCTACTGCGTCTTCGGACGTGTGATCGCCGGCATGGAGGTTGTGGATAAAATCAGGGCGGTCAAAACCACGAGCATCGGCCCTTACAACGATGTGCCGGTGAAGGACATTGTGATCCTTTCGATCGGGCGGAAAGAAAAAGGGCCGGCGGAGGCAAGGCGCATCGAGTAA
- a CDS encoding sigma-70 family RNA polymerase sigma factor, with amino-acid sequence MSGKETETLTDERIVALVLRGETDLFRELVKRHQRRVFFTGMRFFRNEDDAGDFTQEVLVKAYAGLGSFRGESRFGSWLLRIACNHAINVKKGARDVAGIESENLTSAYPGPETLSRRAEVSGALSDAIAALPEKYRICIDFYFFLGLSYGEIRDITGFPVNTIKSHVFRAKLMLRDALRGSAAEEYHEM; translated from the coding sequence ATGAGCGGGAAGGAGACTGAGACACTCACCGATGAGCGGATCGTCGCGCTGGTGCTGCGGGGGGAAACGGACCTTTTCCGGGAACTCGTGAAGCGGCACCAGCGGCGGGTCTTCTTTACGGGCATGCGCTTTTTTCGCAACGAGGACGACGCGGGCGATTTTACCCAGGAGGTTCTGGTGAAGGCGTACGCCGGGCTGGGAAGCTTTCGCGGCGAGTCGCGCTTCGGTTCGTGGCTTTTACGGATAGCCTGCAACCACGCGATCAACGTGAAGAAGGGCGCGCGTGACGTCGCCGGTATCGAGAGCGAGAATCTTACAAGCGCATATCCGGGTCCGGAGACGCTGTCCCGGAGGGCCGAGGTGTCCGGGGCGCTCTCGGACGCGATCGCCGCGCTTCCGGAGAAGTACAGGATTTGCATAGATTTTTATTTTTTTCTCGGACTGTCGTACGGCGAGATACGCGACATCACCGGTTTTCCGGTGAACACCATAAAGTCTCATGTCTTCAGGGCGAAGCTGATGCTGCGCGACGCGCTGAGGGGATCGGCGGCGGAGGAGTACCATGAAATGTGA
- a CDS encoding DUF6249 domain-containing protein, whose protein sequence is MQNVPSVAVNIIVSIIPIVGIVMGSVVIFFYLLWSHKQRILMIEKGLYARRYFDLKLFSLLLGLVLIGIGASLTLFFLLKEGLAYSVLSGLIPLGIGASLLAFFIVSRNVTTDEREGD, encoded by the coding sequence ATGCAGAACGTACCATCGGTGGCGGTCAACATCATCGTCTCGATCATTCCGATAGTGGGCATCGTGATGGGAAGCGTTGTCATATTTTTCTACCTTCTGTGGAGTCATAAACAGCGCATACTCATGATCGAGAAGGGATTGTACGCACGGCGGTATTTCGACCTCAAACTTTTCAGCCTGCTCCTGGGGCTGGTGCTCATCGGCATCGGCGCGAGCCTCACGCTCTTTTTCCTGCTCAAGGAGGGGCTTGCCTACAGCGTGCTCTCCGGTCTCATCCCGCTGGGCATCGGCGCGAGCCTCCTCGCCTTTTTTATCGTAAGCAGGAATGTAACGACGGATGAGCGGGAAGGAGACTGA
- a CDS encoding B12-binding domain-containing radical SAM protein, producing the protein MRKQRVLLVYPEIPTTYWSFKYALSFVGKKSVLPPLGLITIAAMLPDSWECRLVDMNAETLDDGAIEWADMVFVSAMLVQRASFEEVVARCNRLGRTVVAGGPFPTAMHGDIEGVDHFVLNEAEITLPLFLGDFENGGPRGVYSDETRPDITSTPVPRFDLLNIDYYSTISLQYSRGCPFNCEFCDIVEMFGRTPRTKTPEQFLGEMEALHATDFRGPLFIVDDNFIGNKRNVKQLLRAIIPWQKERGYPFSLSTEASINLAEDDELLDLMVDAGFMMAFVGVETPVEESLALTGKSQNLKTNMLESVRKIQERGIEVTGGFIIGFDSDPEDIFERQIRFIRDSAIPTAMVGLLMALPNTRLYRRLEAEGRLLGLSTGNNTHDAEMNFIPKLPRRALEDGYRRVIGEIYSPRTYFDRCLELLRRYPAKKKVNVKKTSYRGKNRLLSILEARALFASLFRQGFSWYGFEYVRFLVKSIFINPSRFPQTVGMAIEGHHFLTITAEILAAGEFARCLEEAGGPAGETVPAGAVLEQIAGWKRMIGADIAARYGKLSAGARKYADRMLARYDRKADTAAGNPARRADGR; encoded by the coding sequence ATGCGAAAACAACGGGTGCTTCTTGTCTACCCTGAGATACCGACCACCTACTGGAGTTTCAAGTACGCTTTGTCGTTCGTCGGCAAGAAATCGGTGCTGCCGCCGCTGGGTCTGATCACCATCGCGGCGATGCTTCCCGATTCCTGGGAGTGCCGGCTTGTCGATATGAACGCGGAGACACTGGACGACGGTGCGATCGAATGGGCCGACATGGTCTTCGTCTCGGCGATGCTGGTGCAGCGTGCGTCGTTCGAAGAGGTCGTCGCGCGGTGCAACCGGCTCGGGCGGACGGTCGTGGCCGGGGGACCGTTTCCGACGGCGATGCACGGTGATATCGAAGGAGTCGATCACTTCGTGCTCAACGAAGCGGAGATCACGCTTCCGCTGTTTCTTGGGGACTTCGAGAACGGCGGGCCGCGCGGCGTGTACTCCGACGAGACCAGGCCGGACATCACCTCGACGCCGGTTCCGCGATTCGATCTTTTAAATATCGATTATTATTCGACGATCTCGCTCCAGTATTCGCGCGGCTGTCCCTTCAACTGCGAGTTCTGCGACATTGTCGAGATGTTCGGACGCACGCCGCGCACCAAGACGCCGGAGCAGTTCCTCGGGGAGATGGAGGCGCTCCACGCGACCGACTTCCGCGGGCCGCTCTTCATCGTGGACGACAATTTTATCGGCAACAAGCGGAATGTGAAACAGCTTCTGCGCGCCATCATCCCCTGGCAGAAGGAGCGCGGCTATCCGTTCAGCCTTTCCACCGAGGCGAGCATAAACCTCGCCGAGGACGATGAGCTTCTGGACCTCATGGTCGACGCCGGCTTCATGATGGCCTTCGTCGGTGTCGAGACTCCCGTGGAGGAGTCGCTCGCGCTTACCGGAAAGAGCCAGAATTTAAAGACGAACATGCTCGAGAGCGTGCGCAAGATCCAGGAGCGCGGAATAGAGGTGACCGGCGGCTTCATCATCGGCTTCGACAGCGATCCGGAGGACATCTTCGAGCGGCAGATACGGTTTATACGGGATTCGGCGATACCGACAGCGATGGTGGGACTGCTCATGGCGCTTCCCAATACGCGGCTCTATCGGAGACTGGAGGCCGAGGGGAGGCTTCTCGGGCTTTCGACCGGCAACAACACCCACGACGCGGAGATGAATTTTATCCCGAAGCTCCCCCGCCGCGCGCTCGAGGATGGTTACCGCCGCGTGATAGGGGAGATCTACAGCCCGCGCACGTACTTTGACCGTTGTCTGGAGCTGCTCAGGCGCTACCCCGCGAAGAAGAAGGTCAACGTGAAGAAGACCAGCTACCGCGGCAAAAACCGTCTGCTTTCGATTCTGGAGGCGCGCGCACTTTTCGCCTCGCTCTTTCGTCAGGGCTTTTCGTGGTACGGGTTCGAGTACGTGCGCTTTCTCGTCAAATCAATCTTTATCAATCCTTCCCGGTTCCCGCAGACCGTCGGCATGGCGATCGAGGGACATCATTTTCTTACCATAACGGCGGAGATACTCGCCGCGGGCGAGTTCGCCCGCTGTCTGGAGGAGGCCGGGGGCCCGGCCGGGGAGACGGTCCCCGCCGGCGCCGTGCTGGAACAGATCGCGGGATGGAAGCGGATGATCGGTGCGGATATCGCCGCGAGGTACGGGAAACTCAGCGCGGGGGCGAGGAAATACGCGGACAGGATGCTTGCCCGGTACGATCGGAAAGCGGATACCGCCGCCGGGAATCCTGCGCGTCGCGCGGACGGGCGCTGA
- a CDS encoding PAS domain S-box protein yields the protein MKASDRQELEALRKRVADMEAVERKLWMAMETLSSTERQYRDLVTFATDLIYITDIYGHFTFLNRWSERITGYDTAELLGRHFSTVIHPDHLDRALAFFKKQFLEKIPVTYMELPITTKKGDTVWLGINTRAALENDVIIGYQAIARDITDQRLAEEMIQEQIRFQQILMDSIPLPVFYKDTGGAYLGCNKYFEKYIGRSKDEILGKTVFDLAPSDVGETHHHQDMELIGNPGTRAYESLVKTGDGLLHDVIMNKATFRKSDGTIGGVIGIILDITERKRMEEALRLSEERFRLIYEESPIGLELYDLTGALVDVNRACMDIFGVSGSEAVKGFRLFDDPNIPDSAKESLRKGLSARNEIIFSFDTVREKKLYPTSRSGTIFIDTLITPLDMHEGVARGGYLVQVQDITARKMFEERLKYMSMHDALTGLYNRTYFEQEMVRIDRGRNPKVGVIMCDVDGLKTINDTLGHDRGDELIRLAAATIAGAFRTGDVVARVGGDEFAVVLPDRGGDCVGMLRARLQSAINRYNSGTPALPLSIAIGTAFRDDASRSMEQLLKEADESMYLDKNSRRDAVKSIMRNYFDHLH from the coding sequence TTGAAAGCATCCGACCGCCAGGAGCTCGAAGCCCTTCGTAAACGCGTAGCGGATATGGAGGCGGTGGAGCGGAAGCTCTGGATGGCCATGGAAACACTGTCATCCACCGAGCGGCAGTACCGCGATCTGGTCACCTTTGCCACCGACCTGATTTACATAACCGATATCTACGGGCATTTCACCTTTCTCAACCGGTGGTCGGAGCGTATTACCGGATACGACACGGCGGAGCTCCTGGGGCGTCATTTTTCCACTGTGATCCATCCGGACCATCTCGACCGGGCGCTGGCGTTTTTTAAAAAACAATTCCTTGAGAAGATTCCCGTCACCTATATGGAGTTGCCGATCACCACGAAAAAGGGGGATACGGTATGGCTGGGAATCAACACCCGCGCCGCCCTGGAGAACGACGTCATCATAGGATATCAGGCCATCGCACGCGATATCACCGACCAGCGATTGGCCGAGGAGATGATCCAGGAGCAGATCCGGTTCCAGCAAATACTTATGGATTCGATTCCATTGCCGGTATTCTACAAGGACACCGGGGGCGCATATTTGGGATGCAACAAATACTTTGAAAAATACATTGGCAGATCCAAAGACGAAATTCTGGGGAAAACAGTTTTTGATCTGGCGCCATCCGATGTGGGCGAAACGCATCATCATCAGGATATGGAACTGATCGGGAACCCCGGCACCCGGGCGTATGAGTCCCTGGTGAAAACGGGCGACGGTTTATTACACGATGTGATTATGAACAAGGCGACTTTCCGGAAAAGCGACGGTACGATCGGCGGTGTTATCGGTATCATCCTCGACATTACCGAGCGCAAAAGAATGGAAGAGGCGCTGCGCCTGTCCGAGGAAAGATTCCGTCTCATCTACGAGGAATCACCCATCGGCCTGGAGCTCTACGACCTTACGGGCGCACTCGTGGATGTCAATCGCGCGTGCATGGATATATTCGGGGTTTCCGGAAGCGAGGCGGTGAAGGGCTTCCGACTGTTCGATGACCCTAATATCCCAGATAGCGCGAAGGAAAGTCTTCGAAAAGGATTGAGCGCGCGAAATGAAATTATTTTCTCTTTTGATACGGTCAGGGAGAAGAAACTGTACCCCACATCCAGAAGCGGAACCATCTTCATAGATACGCTCATCACGCCGCTGGATATGCACGAGGGCGTCGCCCGCGGAGGGTACCTGGTGCAGGTGCAGGACATCACTGCAAGGAAGATGTTCGAAGAGCGCCTTAAGTACATGAGCATGCACGACGCCCTGACGGGTCTCTACAACCGGACGTACTTCGAACAGGAGATGGTGCGCATCGACAGGGGTCGCAACCCGAAAGTCGGGGTGATCATGTGCGATGTTGACGGGCTCAAGACGATCAACGACACGCTGGGGCACGACCGGGGAGACGAGCTGATCCGGCTCGCCGCGGCCACCATCGCCGGAGCATTCAGGACGGGCGATGTGGTGGCGCGGGTCGGCGGCGATGAGTTCGCGGTGGTGCTGCCTGATCGCGGCGGCGATTGCGTGGGCATGCTGCGCGCCAGGTTGCAGAGCGCCATCAATCGATATAATTCGGGCACGCCCGCACTCCCGCTTTCAATCGCGATCGGAACCGCCTTCAGGGATGACGCCTCCAGGAGCATGGAACAACTCCTCAAGGAGGCCGATGAAAGCATGTACCTCGACAAAAATTCACGCCGCGACGCGGTTAAAAGCATCATGCGGAATTATTTCGACCACCTGCACTGA